Within Mongoliitalea daihaiensis, the genomic segment ATGCGGTTAATGGGGCCAAAAAGATGCGCACTATTATCACAGACTTATTGGAGTTTTCTAGGGCAGGACACTATCCGGAAGAATTGGAACAAGTGGACATAAACAAAGTTGTTGCAGACGTTTTGGAAATGCAAAATAAGCTTATCGAAGAAACAGAGCCTACAATTGAAATTCAACAGCTGCCGACCGTGTCAACTCTCCGGTTGCCAATGATTCAGGTCTTTCAAAACTTAATCAATAACAGCTTGAAATATGCACATGCAGAGCGTCATTTGAAAATACGCATTGCTGCGGAAGAGAAACCAAAAGAGTGGGTTTTTAGCGTACAAGATAATGGTCAAGGAATCCCTTTGGAGTATTTAGATAAAATCTTTATCATCTTCCAACGTGCCAATCAAACCAATGGGAAATCTGGCAGTGGCTTAGGTTTAGCTATTGTAAAAAAAATACTCGAAAAATTTGATGGTCGCATATGGGTAGAGTCTACAATGAATGAGGGAAGTACCTTCTTCTTTACGATACCGAAGTGAGGATAAATTTGGAATAGGGAAAGTGTCTAGTATTGAAATTACTGGACACTTTTTTTATGATCTTGCGTTCAGCCTCCTGTACATCCATCTAGGATATTCTACCAGTCTATAGGCGGAAGCCCTTTGGTTTGTAGGTAGGCATTGGCTTGGGAGAAGTGACTGCATCCAAGGAAACCTCTATGTGCCGAAAGCGGACTAGGATGAGGAGCCTTCAGGATACAATGTTTATCCGAAGGAATAAAAGCTCCTTTTTTTTGAGCATAGGCACCCCAAAGCATGAAAACCAAGTTTTCTTTTTGGTGGGCTAAGTGCTGAATTACTGCATCGGTAAACAGTTCCCAGCCCTTGCCCTGATGGGAGCCCGCTTGATGGGCGCGAACCGTCAAGGTAGCATTGAGCAATAAGACCCCTTGCTTAGCCCAACGAGTCAATTCTCCATGAGATGGGATCGATTTGCCTACATCTGCATTGATCTCTTTAAAAATATTTAACAAGCTCGGGGGAAAAGGAACTCCTTCCCGTACAGAAAACGATAACCCGTGTGCCTGCCCTGGTCCATGATAAGGATCCTGCCCTAAGATCACTACCTTCACCTGATCCCAAGGACACGATTCAAAGGATTTGAAGATTTCCTTCCCTTTAGGGTAGATAGTCTCTTGCTGATACTCTTGCTTGATAAAGGCCGTAAGGGCCTTGAAGTAATCTTTCTGGAATTCATCTGCAAGTATACTCTTCCAGCTTTCTTCAATTTTTACATCCATTTTTTCAACAATCCGTATAAATTACAAATATTATTTATATTTTCGTCATTAGTATATTTTAAGCTAATTAAACTATGGTATCTGCTACAACCGAAGGGGTCCAAGTTACTGTGGAGACGACATACCAAGCCGACTTTTCTAATCCTCAGCAACATCATTTTGTTTTCACCTACAAGGTAACTATTGAAAATAAAAGCGATTCAACAGTGAAGTTACTCAAAAGACATTGGGAAATACATGATGCTGGAGATCAACTCAAAATTGTTCAAGGGGATGGAGTTGTCGGTAGAAAACCAACCCTCGAACCCGGACAGCTACATGAGTATGTTTCTGGCTGCAACCTAAAATCAGGTTTGGGTAAAATGAGTGGTACATACCTGATGGAAGTGATTAAAACAGGAAAACTAATCGAAGTAGAGATACCGGAATTCCAATTAATCGCAACTGTTTTTAATAATTAATTCCTTTTGTTAATCCCGTATCTCCGTCATTGGTTTTTAAAAGAAGACCGGTACTCGCTTCAATCCCCTCGCGTGTACAAACTATATGAAGGGCTTTTACAAGCAAGAGAGGAAAATCAGGAAGAAGACTTTTTGTTAGAAAGTATTCGTGAGCAACTGCTGACTGATGCTGAATTGTTAGAAATCGAAGACTTTGGAGCGGGTTCTAGAAAATTGAAACGAAAGTTCCGAACCGCTGCTGAAGTTACTAAATACAGCAGTTCCAGTCGTAAATTCAACAAACTTTACCGGTTCTTTTGTCAAATGACTCCTGCAAGACATGTCTTGGAATTGGGAACTTGTACAGGTGTCAACGCCCACTATCTTTCTACCATAGGCAGCGCTCAAGTCTATACACTCGAGGGCAGTGAGGCTTTATGGGAAAAAGCACAAGCCTACCATCAGCGTTCTAACATTCACTTCCTTTTGGGTGATATCAGGAAAACCTTGCCTCTTCTCCTAAAGGAACTAGCATCGATTGATTTTGCACTGATGGATGCCACCCATACCAAAACTGCGAGCCTGCAGTATTTTGAGCTTCTACTCCCTTACTTGCATGAGCAAAGTATCCTTGCTATCGGAGATATTCATTGGTCGAGAGAAATGGAGGAAGCATGGGATGCCATTAAAAGCCATCCACGAGTACATTTGTCTTTTGATTTCTTTGAATGCGGTATTGTTTTCTTTGATCCTTCCTTTACCAGAGAAGCCTATATCTTGGATTATTGATGCTGTTTAGGCAAGGCTATTTGTATAAATACCTCGGACCCGGTTCTTGGAGGAATGGAATTGTAACAAGGTTCTATGGACACCGCGTCAAAATACTGCTCAAAGATGGATTGATAAGAAGCCGCTGATCCACCAAAGGGAGGTCCTGCTTTTTCAAATTCCCTATTAAATAGTACCCCAACCAACTTTCCACTTGGTTTTAGAAGAGAATGCATTTTTTGCACATACTCCATTCTTTGCTCCGGATGCAAGGCACAGAAAAATGTTTGTTCCAAAATCAAATCGTAGTTTCCCTGATGGTGGAAAAAATCTTGATGAAAAACTTGGGCAGTCGGGAATTTTGGGCAATTTTGTTTGAAGTGTTCCAAAGGAACGGCAGAAAAGTCCAAAATATGAACCTGAGAGAATCCCGATTCGTAAGCATATTGGGCTTCATGAGCATTTCCCGCTCCGGGTATAAGGATCTGTAAAGACTTGTCTTGAATTTGGTCCAAATATTGCTTAAGTGGGTAAGAAGGACTACCTATATCCCAGCCGGTTTGTTGTTGTTGATAGCGGTCTGTCCAATATTGAGAAGAAAGAAATGTTGTCATATTTATTAATCAATTATTAAGCTACCTCTTATGGATCCGAATTTTCAACAAGAAAAGACTAAAAAAAACGACACTGGCAAGAATATTTTAATCATTGTGTTGGTCATTTTAGTGATTTTGAGCGGAATCAAATTGTACTCCGACAGCATAGATAAGACACGTAAATCTGAGGAAATCATTTTACTATCGGGAGAAAACAATGACCTCAATAAGCGATTAGATTCCATGACTTATCAGCTAGATTTACGGATTCAAGAAATAGAACGACTGGGCGGTGAGGTAAGTTCCTTGCAAGAAATACGTGAACAATTGGTCAAAGAAAGATCGAGTGATAGAAAGCGAACTGCTGATGAAATTGCAGCATTGAACAGACAAATCAGCTCCTACAATAAAACGCTGGCTGAAAAAGACCAAGAAATCGTACGTCTGCGTGAAATCAATCAGCAACTTTATTCAGAAAATGAAGGCCTAAAAACCACCCAAGCTCAGATACAGGAAGAGGTATCCCAGCTCAATATCCGTCAGCAGGAATTACAGGAAAAAGTAGATATTGCAGCCCAATTAAAGGCTGAAAATATTATTGTAGCAGCTGTAAACTCCCGTGGCAAAGAGCGGGAAGATGGTTTTAGAAACAGGCAGATTGAAAAATTGAAAGTGACGTTCAACTTTGCGGACAATAAAGTGGCCGAAGCAGGTCCGAGAGATGTATTTGTTCAGGTAATAGCACCAAACAATCAACCCATTTTTGATATTGCAAAGGGTTCTGGCACCTTCAATCTGAATGGTAAAGAAGAGTTCTTTACGACTCACCGCGACATAAACTTCACCAACAATCAACAGACTTTAAGTTTCTTTTATGAAAAAGGAAGCAATTATGCGTCTGGAACACACGAAGTTCGCATTTTTGTAGACAATTATTTGATCGGAACTAAAACATTCGAGGTTAAATAAGCAGAATGGCAGAATTAGATGAGATTTATTGGTTTCTTCTATTGGAAAAAACCAAATAAAATTCTACTTTTGCGTCCTGTTTATTTTAAACACTAAAAAGTTTTATACATGTTCCAGAAAAATTATGAAACGGTATTCATCCTTACTCCCGTTTTGTCTGATGTTCAGATGAAGGATACCGTAGACAAGTTCGTTAACTTGTTGAAAACTGAGGGGGCAGACGTGATCAATGTTGAAAATTGGGGTCTTAAGAAGATGGCTTACCCAATTGAGAAAAAAAGCACCGGCTTCTACGTATTGGTAGAGTTCAAGGCATTGCCTACGCTTATCAAGAAATTGGAGGTAGAATACAGAAGAGATGAGAAAGTTATGCGTTTCTTGACTACTGTATTGGATAAGCACGCAGTGGCTTATGCTGAAAAGAGAAGAAAAGGTGAATTTAATAAAAAAGCAGAAGCTAAGGAGGAGCAAGCCTAATGACACTTAAGAACGAACCTATCAACAGAGTTGAGAATAGAAAAAAATATTGCAGATTCAAGAAGAACGGCATCAAGTACATCGATTACAAGGATCCAAACTTCTTATTGAAATTTGTAAATGAGCAAGGTAAAATCCTTCCTAGAAGATTGACTGGTAACTCTGCGAAATTCCAGAGAAAAGTATCCAATGCAATCAAGAAGGCTAGACATTTGGCTTTATTGCCTTTTGTAACTGACGGTTTGAAATAATCCGTTATTGTTCAGTTCTATCACCAATAATATTGCACGACAATGGAAATTATTCTAAAAACAGATATAAAAGGACTAGGTTATAAAAATGACCTAGTTGAAGTAAAGCCAGGTTATGGTAGAAACTACCTGATTCCTCAAGGCTATGCAGTACTTGCAACCACATCTAACAAGAAAATCTTGGCAGAAAACATCAAGCAAGCTGCTCACAAAGCGGACAAGGTGAAGAAGGATGCGGAAGAAATTGCTGCACAACTTGAAAACCTTACCTTAGAAATCAAAGCAAAAGTTGGTGATTCCGGAAAGATTTTCGGTAAAGTAACCACTATTCAGATCTCTGATGCTTTGGCAGAAAAAGGAATCATCCTTGACAGAAAAAAGATCTCTATCAATATGGAAGTTGGAACAGCTGGAGAATTTGAAGCTGAAGCTGATCTTCACAGAGAGGTTAAAACTGCTATCAAATTTGTGGTTGTGGGTGAGTAATTCACGCCTATATCATACATCAAAAAAAACCGTCAAGCAATTGACGGTTTTTTTATGCATAAAAAAACTGACTCTTTAGAACAGCAGCAT encodes:
- the apaG gene encoding Co2+/Mg2+ efflux protein ApaG, which translates into the protein MVSATTEGVQVTVETTYQADFSNPQQHHFVFTYKVTIENKSDSTVKLLKRHWEIHDAGDQLKIVQGDGVVGRKPTLEPGQLHEYVSGCNLKSGLGKMSGTYLMEVIKTGKLIEVEIPEFQLIATVFNN
- the ung gene encoding uracil-DNA glycosylase; protein product: MDVKIEESWKSILADEFQKDYFKALTAFIKQEYQQETIYPKGKEIFKSFESCPWDQVKVVILGQDPYHGPGQAHGLSFSVREGVPFPPSLLNIFKEINADVGKSIPSHGELTRWAKQGVLLLNATLTVRAHQAGSHQGKGWELFTDAVIQHLAHQKENLVFMLWGAYAQKKGAFIPSDKHCILKAPHPSPLSAHRGFLGCSHFSQANAYLQTKGLPPIDW
- a CDS encoding methyltransferase domain-containing protein; translation: MTTFLSSQYWTDRYQQQQTGWDIGSPSYPLKQYLDQIQDKSLQILIPGAGNAHEAQYAYESGFSQVHILDFSAVPLEHFKQNCPKFPTAQVFHQDFFHHQGNYDLILEQTFFCALHPEQRMEYVQKMHSLLKPSGKLVGVLFNREFEKAGPPFGGSAASYQSIFEQYFDAVSIEPCYNSIPPRTGSEVFIQIALPKQHQ
- the rpsF gene encoding 30S ribosomal protein S6 gives rise to the protein MFQKNYETVFILTPVLSDVQMKDTVDKFVNLLKTEGADVINVENWGLKKMAYPIEKKSTGFYVLVEFKALPTLIKKLEVEYRRDEKVMRFLTTVLDKHAVAYAEKRRKGEFNKKAEAKEEQA
- a CDS encoding O-methyltransferase; translation: MYKLYEGLLQAREENQEEDFLLESIREQLLTDAELLEIEDFGAGSRKLKRKFRTAAEVTKYSSSSRKFNKLYRFFCQMTPARHVLELGTCTGVNAHYLSTIGSAQVYTLEGSEALWEKAQAYHQRSNIHFLLGDIRKTLPLLLKELASIDFALMDATHTKTASLQYFELLLPYLHEQSILAIGDIHWSREMEEAWDAIKSHPRVHLSFDFFECGIVFFDPSFTREAYILDY
- the rpsR gene encoding 30S ribosomal protein S18; the protein is MTLKNEPINRVENRKKYCRFKKNGIKYIDYKDPNFLLKFVNEQGKILPRRLTGNSAKFQRKVSNAIKKARHLALLPFVTDGLK
- the rplI gene encoding 50S ribosomal protein L9 codes for the protein MEIILKTDIKGLGYKNDLVEVKPGYGRNYLIPQGYAVLATTSNKKILAENIKQAAHKADKVKKDAEEIAAQLENLTLEIKAKVGDSGKIFGKVTTIQISDALAEKGIILDRKKISINMEVGTAGEFEAEADLHREVKTAIKFVVVGE